A window of the Candidatus Woesearchaeota archaeon genome harbors these coding sequences:
- a CDS encoding DUF192 domain-containing protein — protein MVKCIKIDIKGKGVISERASLCTSMFSQARGLMFSLKRDLLFTFKKEDIVPLHMLFVFFPICAIFLDSKFRIVEKAVLLPFTVYSPRKKAKHILEISINMNSAKKAKIGDVLRIKSL, from the coding sequence ATGGTAAAATGTATAAAAATAGACATAAAAGGTAAGGGAGTTATCTCGGAAAGGGCATCTTTATGCACAAGCATGTTTTCGCAGGCAAGAGGGCTTATGTTCTCGCTTAAGAGGGATCTCCTGTTTACCTTTAAAAAGGAAGACATTGTGCCGTTGCACATGCTCTTCGTTTTCTTTCCGATATGCGCGATTTTTCTTGACTCAAAATTCAGGATTGTTGAAAAAGCAGTTCTTCTCCCTTTCACGGTTTACTCTCCAAGGAAAAAGGCAAAGCACATACTTGAGATTTCCATCAATATGAATAGTGCCAAGAAAGCAAAAATCGGCGATGTTCTTAGAATAAAATCACTCTGA